The proteins below are encoded in one region of Oenanthe melanoleuca isolate GR-GAL-2019-014 chromosome 4A, OMel1.0, whole genome shotgun sequence:
- the NSDHL gene encoding sterol-4-alpha-carboxylate 3-dehydrogenase, decarboxylating: MATRLRSAGRSCTVIGGSGFLGQHMVEQLLAKGYRVNVFDLQQSFESQQVTFYRGDLCDKEALLPALQGVSVVFHCASPAPSSDNRELFYKVNFLGTKAVIAACREAGVQKLVLTSSASVVFEGTDIKNGSEDLPYAQKPIDYYTETKILQEKEVLSANDPDNNFLTTAIRPHGIFGPRDPQLVPILIQAAQSGKMKFIIGDGKNLVDFTYVENVVHGHILAAEKLHKDSALCGKAFHITNDEPIPFWTFMSLILTGLGYDPPKYHIPYWLAYYLALLLALLLALLRPLVAIKATFTPMRVALAGTFHYYSCERAKRALGYRPVVSLDEAIARTVQSYPHLQSARA, encoded by the exons ATGGCCACACGCCTCAGATCG gctggcaggagctgcactgtCATCGGGGGCTCGGGCTTCCTGGGCCAGCACAtggtggagcagctgctggccaaggGCTACAGAGTCAATGTCTTCgacctgcagcagagctttgaGAGCCAGCAGGTGACATTCTACCGGGGGGACCTGTGTGACAAGGAG gctctgctgccagccctgcagggagtgTCTGTGGTGTTCCACTGtgcctccccagccccttccagtgACAACAGGGAGCTGTTCTACAAAGTGAATTTTCTGGGAACCAAGGCAGTGATTGCAGCCTGCAGAGAAGCTGGAGTGCAG aaattGGTGCTGACCAGCAGTGCCAGTGTAGTTTTTGAGGGCACAGACATCAAGAATGGCTCAGAAGATCTCCCCTATGCACAAAAACCTATTGATTACTACACAGAGACCAagatcctgcaggaaaag GAGGTGCTGAGTGCAAACGACCCAGACAACAATTTCCTCACCACTGCCATCCGTCCCCATGGGATATTTGGCCCCAGAGACCCTCAGCTGGTTCCCATCCTCATCCAGGCAGCTCAGAGTGGCAAAATGAAATTCATCATTGG ggatgggaagaaCTTGGTGGATTTTACCTACGTGGAGAACGTGGTGCATGGGCACATCCTGGCTGCAGAGAAGCTGCACAAAGACTCTGCCCTGTGTgggaag GCTTTCCACATCACCAACGATGAACCAATTCCCTTCTGGACCTTCATGTCCCTCATCCTGACTGGCCTGGGCTACGACCCTCCCAAGTACCACATCCCCTACTGGCTGGCCTATtacctggccctgctgctggccctgctgctggccctgctcaggCCCCTGGTGGCCATCAAGGCCACCTTCACCCCCATGAGGGTGGCCCTGGCTGGGACATTCCATTATTACAGCTGTGAGAGGGCCAAGAGAGCCCTGGGCTACAGGCCAGTGGTGAGTCTGGATGAGGCCATAGCCAGGACTGTGCAGAGCTACCCCCACCTGCAGAGTGCCAGGGCCTga